The genomic interval CTGAACGATCGTTAATCCAACCCGCGCCAAAGTACTTCGCCCCTCGATCATAAACCCCAGAGACGCTCCGACCGTTACGTGCTGGAAGGTATGCCCTAACAGGAACTCTCCCGGCTCAAGAGAGTAAGGATTCTCCATAGTTATGCTGATTGGGTAGTATGGAGGTGGATCTGGCTTCCTGACATCAACTACATATCCAGCACGGGGCTTAAGCAGCTCGGCTCCGAGATGCATCGTAATTCCAGAAGAGCGCAGCCACTTCTGGTTAAAGGGGGTTATCTTTAACTCTCCGCTGGCGATGACCCTCTTAATATCTACATTTGACAACATCATAACTATTCACCCCTGTATAAACTTGTCGGTGGTTAAAAAGGCTTCGATCTTGCGATCGGTCCTAACGCCTCACCTTTCTTGACGTTCCCTGATCGGGAACGCTCATTTTGGGGTGAATAGTTAGTATTATCACCCCCGATTTGCTCCGCAAATCGACCCCTGAGGGGTTTGTTTCCACCCCAGTTTGCTCCGCAAACTCGCCCCTTGATAGGGGCTAACGTATTCACCCCTGTATAAACTTATCGGTACGGTAGACATTACGTTGAGATGTGGAGTATCTCAAGCAATACCCGATATTGCTTATGCTTTAGGCCACTTGCAGTAAATATGCGCCTAGGTATACTCATTCTGCATTAGAATAAGGAACCTAAGATTATGGATCTACAACCAAAAGAGGCTCAAGACGGTGTTAAATGGTTGGTTTATGCCGGCTCAGCCGCGCTACTCCTAAGCCTGGTTCTTTTCTGGGT from Pseudomonadota bacterium carries:
- the dcd gene encoding dCTP deaminase; this encodes MMLSNVDIKRVIASGELKITPFNQKWLRSSGITMHLGAELLKPRAGYVVDVRKPDPPPYYPISITMENPYSLEPGEFLLGHTFQHVTVGASLGFMIEGRSTLARVGLTIVQTAMMVYPGHSDRPVTLELANHGPNPILLYPRMKIARVVLFELKSASSERYDDNGKYRDQQSVGLPIFSEEIMADDEIA